GCGATTACTATTATGGTTTAGATCTGGATTATGTCGGTTTTAAATGGGATTCTGGAATCAAAAACTACAATTTAAAATATGATTTCAAACATTACTTTTCAGATAAATTCAAATTAAACTACGGACTTAATGGAATTTACTACGATTTTAATCCCGGAACTATAAAACCAACTGGAACCGATTCAGGAATAAATCCTGATCAATTGGATCGAAAATATGCTTTTGAACCTTCAATATATCTCGATGCCGAAAACCAGATTTCCAAAAAAATCACATTGGCTTACGGATTACGTTACAGTTTATTTTATCGTTTAGGAGCTTCAACCGTAAATTATTACGACAACAACAATCCCGTAATTTTTGATTCCGATATGCAGATTTATGAAAAAGGAACTCCAACCTCAACTCAATATTTCGGAAAAAATAAAGTAATAAAAAACTATAACAATTTTGAACCTAGATTTTCAGTTTCATATCAACTAAACGACAATCAGTCTGTGAAAGCGAGCTACAATCGTATGGCGCAATATCTGCAATTAATCTCAAACACCTCATCTCCTACTCCGCTTGATGTGTGGATGCCGAGTGATACTTATATCAAACCTCAAATTGCAGATCAAATAGCTTTAGGATATTTCAGAAATATTAAAGAAGGAGCTTATTCGCTTGAAGCGGAAACATTTTATAAAACAATTCAAAATCGTCTCGATTATATTGACGGAGCCAATTTAATTGCCAATAATGCCATCGAACAAGTAATTCTAAACGGAAAAATGCGAGCTTATGGTCTTGAAATTATGCTGAAGAAAAACACTGGAAAATTCAACGGCTGGATTTCTTACACCTTATCAAAATCCGAACAGCAGACACCTGGCAGAACTCCCGAAGAAACTGGTATCAACAATGGACAATGGTACAGTTCAGCTTATGATAAAACCCACAATCTTGCCGTAACATCGGCTTATAATTTAAACGAAAAATGGTCATTTGGGGCTAACTTTGTTTTACAATCAGGACAGCCGGTAACGTATCCAAACGGACAATACGAATATTTAGGAATTACAGTTCCAAGTTATGGTTTAAGAAACGAAAATCGTTTATCCGCCTATCATCATTTGGATATTTCGGCCACGTTAACCCCTAGAAAAAACAAAGATCGGAAATGGAAAGCTGAATGGGTTTTCAGCATTTACAACCTATACAATCGCAGCAATGCGGCATCGATTAATTTCAGACAAAATTCTGATACTGGTCTAAATGAAGCAGTCCGATTATCAATTTTTGGAATTGTTCCAGCGGTTAGTTATAATTTTAAATTCTAGAATTTATTTCTCAGAGAAAATAAAACATCATGAAAAAAGCAATTGTATTACTCGCACTCTGTATCTCTTTTTTCTTTACCAGTTGTGAAGAAGTCGTTGATGTAAATTTAGATACAGCTCCGCCAAAATTAGTAATCGAAGCGGCAATAAATTGGCAGAAAGGCACCACAGGAAAACAACAAGTAGTTAAATTAACCACAACAACCGGGTATTTTCAAGAAGTAATTCCTACGGTTTCTAATGCTGTAATCTATATCAAAAACAGCCAGAATGTGCAGTTTAATTTTAATGAAATTCAAAAAACAGGACGTTATATCTGCACTAATTTTATTCCAAAAATCAACGAAACCTACACGCTAACTGTTATAAGTGGCGGAAATACGTACACAGCAACAGAAACCTTAAAATCAGTCGCTCCGATTACTCGGATTGAACAAAATAACGAAGGCGGTTTTACAGGAAAAGACATTGAAGTAAGAGCGTACTATAATGACCCGCCAGATGAAGATAATTTCTACTTGTATAAATATGTGTATTCCAATAAAGTAACTTCTAATTTTTATGTGGATGAGGATAAATTTTATCAAGGAAATGAATTCTTCAGCGTATCTGAAGATGATGAATTAAAACCTGGAGACGAACTGGAAATAACGCATTACGGAATTTCAAAACAATACTATAATTATATGAGTATCCTGGTAAGTATTGCCAGCAGTAACGTGGGAGGTCCATTTCAATCACCGCCAGCCACAGTAAGAGGAAATATTATCAATACAACTGACAAAGCGAATTATCCATTAGGGTATTTTTCGCTTAACGAAAGTGAAACCAAAAAATACAAAATCCAATAATTTATGGAAGCCAGAATTGAAACTTTAACTGAAAAAAAACTACTAGGTAGACACATCGATATGTCTTTTATTGAAAATAAAACCTTTGAATTATGGAGTGGTTTTATGCCGAAGAAAAAAGAAATTAAAAATATCATAAGTGATAATTTATATTCATTAGAAGTTTTTTCGACCGGTCATTTTGATAATTTTGATCCCAGTAAAATCTTTCAGAAATGGGCCGCTGTAGAAGTTTCAGATTATAATGACATTGCGGTCGGTATGGAAACTTTAGTTGTTCCAGATGGATTATATGCCGTTTTTGTTCATTATGGTCCTGCATCAAATGGACATACGACTTATCATTCCATTTTTACAGAATGGCTGCCAAACTCTAAATATACAGTTGATGACAGACCGCATTTTGCTGTAATGGATCATAAATACAAAAAAGATGATCCAGATTCTGAAGAAGAAATATGGATTCCAATAAAAAATAGAAACTAATTATGGTAATCGAATCTTTAAAAACGCTTTTTAATAGAGATTTAAATAAGCTTAAAATCGAAATTGAATCGTACGAAAACGAAAATGCAATTTGGGTAATTGACAAAAACATCTCGAATTCAGCAGGAAATTTATGTCTTCATTTAATGGGAAATATCAATACTTATATTGGCGCACGTCTTGGTAACACAGGTTATATTCGCAATCGCCCGCTTGAATTTTCGCTGAAAGATATTCCAAGCGCAGAATTGATCAGCAAAATCGAAAATACAATTTTAATGGTCAATGAGATTTTCGATTCTTTAACTGAAACTGATTTAGAAACCATTTATCCTGAAATTGTTTTTGAAAAAGAAATGACAACAGGTTTCTTTCTGATTCATTTAGCGACACATTTGTCGTATCATTTAGGACAGATTAATTACCATAGAAGGCTTTTAGATTTCTGATTGTAGATTGTAGATTGCTCATTTCAAAAAATCTAAAATCTAAAATCTAAAATCTGCAATCAAAAATCTCCCTCCTCAACATATGTAAATGTTTTAAAAATTAGAATTGCGAAACCTTTGTATTCTTAATTTTAATTTTTAAAACATGAACTATTTAATTGCATTTGCAGTGTGCCTTTTTACATTCCAGACAAAAGCACAAACTTTCAAAAATCCTGATTCTTTATTCAATCCCACTCCGTATGGTTTCAGCCATGCCTCTTCTGTAAAAACATCGGGAGAACTAGTCTATATTTCGGGTCAGAGCGGCGGACTAGGCAAAGAACACCTTTTAAGTCCCGACTTTAGAGAACAAGTTCAAACGGCTTTAAAAAATCTGACAACCATTTTAAACAGCTATAATCTGAAACCAGAAAATGTCATGAAAATTACGATTTTAATAGTGGACCACTCCTCAGAAAAGCTCAAAATATGGGAAGAAGAAATGAGCAAAACGTGGCAAAACAAACCATTTCCGGCCAGTACTTTAATTCCGGTTCCAAGACTTGCGCTTGATAAAATGCAGATAGAAGTTGATGCTGTTGCTTTTAAAGCCAATTAAATAAATTCATCCAGTCAAAGCCCCATAACTTTCGTACATTTGCGGCATAATTTAAATGAACTCTAAATGTCATCACATCATATTGTCCGCGACGATCAGGAACCTGCTTTGATAATTGCCAATGGCGCTGCCTGCAACCCTGAATTATTAGGACAATTACTCGAATGGTCTCCGCTCGTAGTGGTTTTAGATTCGGCGATAGAAAGAGTAATAGAATTAGGAATAAAAGTCGATGTACTGCTAGGTGATTTTGATCGTGGTTTTGATCCCGAGTTTTACAAAACTTCTCAATATCCATTAGAAATTGTTCACACACCCGATCAAGATAAAACCGATCTTGAAAAAGCATTTGATTATTTAATCGAAAGAAAAATTCCTGCCGTAAATGTCGTTTGGGCAACTGGAAGACGTGCTGATCACACGATTACAAACCTTACACAAATTGTTCGCTATAGAGATTTACTAAAAATTGTAATTCTTGACGATCATTCGAAGATATTTCTGCTACCAACAAAATTCGAGAAATGGTATACAGCAAATACGCCAATTTCCCTTATTCCAATTGGTATTGTAAACGGAATTTCTTCTACCAATTTAAAATACGAATTAAACAACGATACACTTACAATGGGCTACAGAACCGGAAGCAGTAATTCTGTTGAAAAAGATGGAATGGTAACTATTACCCATTCTCAAGGTGATTTACTTTTGATGGAATGTTTTGATTAAAAATAACCATAAGGTCCATAAATATTTGACCGTGAATTTTAATCTGGTTAAAAAAAACATTTAAAAAATCATTGATTCGAAACAGATCTTCAAAATGAATCGTTCTTATGGAACTTTTTTAACATCATTCATTAATTACAACGGATTGAAATCCGTTGCTACAATATTTTTATTCCTACGGAATTCTTCCAAAAATTATTTCTTCGAAAAAATTTAAAATTTCCAAAAGCGCCATTAGGCTCGATTAATATTGTAAGGCCGGATTTTAATCCCGTTAGAAATATATGCACCGCATAAAAGAGCCGTAGGTTCGACTAATATATTCTAACATGAATAGGTTGCACTAAATTGAATTAAAAAACAGAATCCATACCTTTGCATCGAAATCAATAAAAATGAAAGCAGAAAAAAATTCCGAAAAAAGCAATTTACACCCAAGAAACCTTCATCGTGATCGTTACGATTTTGAAAAACTCATTTCAAATTGCCCTGAATTAAAAACTTTCGTTTCTACCAACAAATTCGGAATTGAAACTATTGATTTCAGTAATCCACTTGCTGTAAAAACTTTAAACAAAGCGCTTTTACAAACGTATTACGACATTCAAAATTGGGATATTCCTAAAAACTACCTTTGCCCTCCAATTCCAGGCCGTGCAGATTATATACATTACATTGCCGATTTGTTAACTGAAACCAATAACAATCAGCTTCCTGATGGAAATTCTGTTTTAGGATTAGATATCGGAACGGGTGCCAATTTAATCTATCCGATATTAGGAAATTCTATTTACAATTGGGCTTTTGTTGCCACAGATATTGACCAGAAAGCAATCGAAAACTGCAGTAAAATAATCGAAGCGAATCCCAGATTAATTGAAGAAATTAGTTTGCAACAGCAGACAGAACCGCGATTTATTTTCAAAAATATAATAATCCCCGAAGATCGTTTCACATTTACGATGTGCAATCCTCCTTTTCACGCATCTGCAGAAGAAGCGAATAAAAGTGCTTCCAGAAAGGTTTCTAATTTAAATCCGAAAGAAAAAAGAAATGCAAATCCAGTTTTAAACTTTGGAGGACAAAATGCTGAATTATGGTACAAAGGCGGCGAAATCGCTTTTATAACCCAAATGATTTATGAAAGTGTCAAATATGGTTCTCAATGTTTATGGTTTACAACTTTAGTTTCTAAAAAAGAAAATCTTTCATCGATTTATAAAACCTTGAAAAAGGTAAACGCCGTTTCAGTTAAAACAATTGATATGGCACAGGGACAGAAAAATAGCCGTATTGTAGCATGGAGTTTTGCAAACAATAAATAAAAGAAAAATATTACAAAAAATACTTCTTGCTATTTGTAAAATGTATCTTTGCATTTATGTAATTTATGCTTCTTCTAAAGAAGCATTTTACAAGTCAGTATATTTATTCATTTAAAATATTGAATAATGTTTAAGATAAAAGATAACTTTTTTGAAATAAAGCATGCATACTTAGATGCATTTATAAAAGAGCAAAACAATCAATTAATTTTTGGCTTACAAATAAAAGCGATAAGTACAGATGATTATGAAAATGTAGATACATCAAATTCATTCTATCCAGAAGATGAATTATTTTTTAATGCCGAAATAATATTAAAAATCAAATCTGGAGAAATTCAAAACTGGACTGATATTTCAGGCAAAATAGTTGAATGGAATGATTATCCTGAAGATGAAGAAGAACCTCATGCTCTTTTATATCTACATGAACACACACAAGTATACAATTCAAAAATTGAGTTCAAAAATGTTAATGATAAAATAGTTGTGATTATTGATGCTTTGTGCGATCTCTATCTAAATGAAGCTTTCTCAGATCATTTACCATTAAAGATTGAAACTGAAGTTGATTTTTTTGGAATATTGTGTGGAAAAAATTCTGAACAAAATAGTATAAAAAGTGTACAACCTTTTTTAGATATGAGGAATTTAAAATGGGTACAAAATAAATATGGCGTTTCTGTTATTGTACCTAAAGATACCAATATGGAGTCTAATTTATTGGTATTAGGTAAATACTAGTAAAATAAATAGTTCTTCAATTTCTATACAGAAATCAATTTTGTAATTTACTTTTATTACATTTAACATAAAACATTAAATATCAATATCATGGCAGAATATATTGGTTATCTCGCATCTGTATTTATTGTTGGAGGTTTTATGCTGAAAAATCTCAGAACAATTCGCTTTATTAATATGTTCGGCTGTATCTGCTTTGTAATCTATGGAATTTTCTTAAACGATTACAGAGATTTAAATCAATGGCTTTTACCTGTAATTATTCCTAATGCGATTCTGGCTTTGGTTCAAGTATATTATTTAACTTCCAAAAGCAACACAACCTTATAATTATGATATTTTAAAATAAAATTCTGATACAGCTTCCGCTTGTGATAATCGTAACTTTAAGCTGAAAATCGAATTTTATCACCATGTCAAAACTATATACTCGCTTAGCAGTTGTCCTTTTTTTGGTTGCAGGTTGCGCTTCAAAAAAAGCCAAATTTGAAGATTACGTTTTTAAAACCAAAAACGAAGAACAAAAATACCAAACCGCATACAACAAGTCCTTAAAACTTTGGAACGTTCCTTACACCGAAGAAGATGTCAATACCAGTTTCGGAACTGCACATGTAATTATCGCTGGACCGAAAAATGGAAAAGATTTAGTTTTATTACACGGAATGGACGCCAGTTCTACAATGTGGTATCCAAATATTAAAGCTTTAGCCAAAAACCACCGTATTTACGCCATTGATTTTATAATGGAACCTAATAAATCTAATTTAACATCAAAACCACTTTCATCAGAAGAAATTGTGATTTGGTATAACGAAGTTTTCGATCATTACAAATTAAAGAAATTTGATATTGTGGGCGCTTCAAGAGGAGGCTGGATTGCTACATTATTAGCCTCTCAAAAAAAGAATTCAATCGATAAAATCGTTTTATTAAGTCCCGCACAGACTTTTAAATTCATAGATAAAGTCGGCAAAACCACTTCTGCTTTAATGTTAAAACTTTTTCCAAGCGAGAAGAAATTCAGCAAAACTTTATCAACCTTTTCAACACATCCTGAAAACATAAGTCCAGTTTATAAAAGACAATTCTATTTAGCCAATAAATACGCCAAATCAAATTCGAGCATGCTTAAAATGCATCCATTTTCAGATAAGGAATTACAATCTATCGAAAATCCAGTTTTGGTTTTAATTGGCGATCAAGATGTTATTAATTCAAAAGAAAGTTTAGAACGAGCTCAGAAATACTTACCAAGAAGCAAAACAAAAATCATAAAAGATGCTGGACATTTTTTAACAATCGATCAGTCTAAAATTACCAATGATGCCGTCATTAATTTTTTAGATTCGAATGCAAACTTCGTATCTTTACAAAACTAAATTTTCAGCCCGCACAAATGAAATTTCAAGTAGCTTCAGAATACAGTCCAAAAGGAGATCAGCCGCAAGCCATACAAAAACTGGCGCAAGGGGTAATTGATGGAGATAAATATCAAACTTTATTGGGAGTTACAGGATCTGGAAAAACCTTTACTGTTGCCAATGTAATTCAGGAAATCCAGCGACCGACTTTGGTTTTAGCCCATAATAAAACATTGGCTGCGCAATTGTATTCAGAGTTCAAGCAGTTCTTTCCAAACAATGCCGTTGAATATTTTGTTTCCTATTACGATTATTATCAGCCCGAAGCTTTTATGCCAGTTACAGGAGTTTTTATTGAAAAGGATTTATCTATCAATGAAGAACTCGAAAAAATGCGTTTGAGCACTACCTCTGCCCTGCTTTCTGGACGACGAGATGTTTTGGTTGTCGCATCAGTTTCTTGTCTGTATGGTATTGGAAATCCAACAGAATTCAAAAAGAATGTAATTGAAGTATTTAGGGATCAGGTTATTTCTAGAACCAAATTATTACACGGTCTGGTACAAAGTTTATATGCTAGAACCGAAGCTGATTTTAATCCGGGAACTTTTAGAATTAAAGGAGATACAGTTGAAGTGTATCCAAGCTACGCGGATGATGCTTACCGAATTCACTTTTTTGGAGATGAAATCGAAGAAATTGAAGCTTTTGATGCTAAAACTTCTCAGGTAATCGAAAAATTTAAAAGACTGACCATTTATCCCGCGAATATGTTTGTGACTTCTCCCGAAGTTTTACAAGGTGCTATCTGGCAGATTCAGCAGGATTTAGTAAAACAAGTTGATTATTTTAAAGAAATAGGAAAACATCTCGAAGCCAAACGTTTGGAAGAAAGAACCAATTTTGACTTAGAAATGATTCGCGAATTAGGATATTGTTCTGGAATCGAGAATTATTCAAGATACCTTGACGGACGTGAAGCTGGAACACGACCTTTCTGTTTATTGGATTATTTTCCAAGCGATTACTTAATGGTTATTGACGAAAGCCACGTTACGGTTTCACAGGTTCACGCCATGTACGGAGGTGACCGAAGCCGAAAAGAAAATCTTGTAGAATATGGTTTCCGCTTACCTGCTGCAATGGATAACAGACCATTAAAATTTGAAGAATTCGAAGCCATGCAGAATCAGGTAATATACGTTTCTGCAACACCAGCCGATTATGAATTACAAAAATCAGATGGTATTTATGTAGAACAGATTATCCGTCCAACCGGATTATTAGATCCAATTATTGAAGTACGTCCGAGTTTAAACCAGATTGATGATTTAATTGAAGAAATCCAGGTTCGCTGCGAATTAGATGAAAGAGTTCTCGTAACAACTTTAACCAAAAGAATGGCCGAGGAACTAGCGAAATACTTGACCAAAGTAAGCATTCGTTGTCGTTATATCCACTCGGATATTGATACTTTAGAACGTATCGAAATCATGCAGGATTTACGAAAAGGACTTTTTGATGTTTTGATTGGTGTAAACTTGCTTCGTGAAGGTTTGGATTTACCCGAAGTTTCGCTGGTTGCGATTTTAGATGCCGATAAAGAAGGTTTCTTAAGAAATCACCGTTCTCTGACCCAAACAATTGGTCGTGCTGCCCGAAATTTAAATGGAAAAGCAATCATGTATGCTGATAAAATTACAGCCAGTATGCAGAGAACTATTGACGAAACCAATTACAGAAGAACCAAACAAATCAACTTTAACGTTGAAAACAATATAACACCACAGGCATTAAATAAAAAAATCGAAAGTGCCTTCACCAAAAATCCTTTGGTCGAATACGAATTAGGACACACTACAGCTATTGCCGCAGAACCAGAAACGGCGTATATGTCTAAAGCTGATTTAGAAAAAACAATTCGTGAAAAGCGTAAATCAATGGAAAAAGCAGCTAAAGAATTAGATTTTATGCAAGCCGCAAAACTTCGCGATGAAATTAAGAAACTTCAGGAACAGCTTCCTTAATTAGCGTTGTTATAAAATATTGAAAAGAAAAAAGAGGAATTTATTTTTTAAATTAATGAATAGAATTTTCAATTATACTTGTTAAAATTCATTAGTTTTAGCAAAATTTTTAAATTCTGAAATGAAATATTACTTTCTCTTTTTTCTTTTTTTAATTTTTAATCCGCTTTTAAAAGCACAATTCGACAAAAGCAATTCTTGGAACGAAGAAATAGAAAACTCTTCAGATATTATAAAACCATACGTGCTTTCCACGCATCCCTTAGGAATTTACATTTCCAGACTCTACCATAATTTTAATGTTCGTTCTCCTGAAAAATACTCGTTTTTATTTGAAGTTTCAAGCGGAAATGTGGTATTGCCTTATGTAAAATCATACGAGTTAACAGATCCAAATGATCGTGAAATATCCAAAAATATACCTTGGCATACCCGTGAATTTTCATTTGATTTAAATAAAGTTCCATCTAAAACCAAAGAGTTTACTGCTGACGGCGTTATCCGTTCGTATAGATTCACTTTTTCATTACCTCTTACCATTCATCACGAACTAAATTTCAGTCTTCGTGCCAATTCTCTTGACCGAGGAAAATATCCTTTTTCTGTTTTTACTTCAGATGAAACAATAGAATGGTTTCATCGTAACATCGCAGGCGGAAAAGATCCATTTTCACGATATCATTACGGCATCAATCAAGCCGGAATATCGTATAAAGATGAAAACAATAAAGTTCTCACAATGAACAATAATGATTTCAGAATTCCGGGAATCGATATCAATTACAATTATTATCCCGAATTGGAAATGAATAAAAAACACCGCATTTATTTAAATTTTGGTGCACAGCTTGGAATAAATACTTCTAGTTATAATCCATCGGCAGATATTGGCGTTTCTTCTTCTATTTTGAAAAAAATGATTGTAAAAGATAAAAATATTCTAAGTTTTGGTTTAAGTGCCGGAGCATTACGT
This is a stretch of genomic DNA from Flavobacterium endoglycinae. It encodes these proteins:
- the uvrB gene encoding excinuclease ABC subunit UvrB → MKFQVASEYSPKGDQPQAIQKLAQGVIDGDKYQTLLGVTGSGKTFTVANVIQEIQRPTLVLAHNKTLAAQLYSEFKQFFPNNAVEYFVSYYDYYQPEAFMPVTGVFIEKDLSINEELEKMRLSTTSALLSGRRDVLVVASVSCLYGIGNPTEFKKNVIEVFRDQVISRTKLLHGLVQSLYARTEADFNPGTFRIKGDTVEVYPSYADDAYRIHFFGDEIEEIEAFDAKTSQVIEKFKRLTIYPANMFVTSPEVLQGAIWQIQQDLVKQVDYFKEIGKHLEAKRLEERTNFDLEMIRELGYCSGIENYSRYLDGREAGTRPFCLLDYFPSDYLMVIDESHVTVSQVHAMYGGDRSRKENLVEYGFRLPAAMDNRPLKFEEFEAMQNQVIYVSATPADYELQKSDGIYVEQIIRPTGLLDPIIEVRPSLNQIDDLIEEIQVRCELDERVLVTTLTKRMAEELAKYLTKVSIRCRYIHSDIDTLERIEIMQDLRKGLFDVLIGVNLLREGLDLPEVSLVAILDADKEGFLRNHRSLTQTIGRAARNLNGKAIMYADKITASMQRTIDETNYRRTKQINFNVENNITPQALNKKIESAFTKNPLVEYELGHTTAIAAEPETAYMSKADLEKTIREKRKSMEKAAKELDFMQAAKLRDEIKKLQEQLP
- a CDS encoding DUF4249 domain-containing protein; this encodes MKKAIVLLALCISFFFTSCEEVVDVNLDTAPPKLVIEAAINWQKGTTGKQQVVKLTTTTGYFQEVIPTVSNAVIYIKNSQNVQFNFNEIQKTGRYICTNFIPKINETYTLTVISGGNTYTATETLKSVAPITRIEQNNEGGFTGKDIEVRAYYNDPPDEDNFYLYKYVYSNKVTSNFYVDEDKFYQGNEFFSVSEDDELKPGDELEITHYGISKQYYNYMSILVSIASSNVGGPFQSPPATVRGNIINTTDKANYPLGYFSLNESETKKYKIQ
- the rlmF gene encoding 23S rRNA (adenine(1618)-N(6))-methyltransferase RlmF, which translates into the protein MKAEKNSEKSNLHPRNLHRDRYDFEKLISNCPELKTFVSTNKFGIETIDFSNPLAVKTLNKALLQTYYDIQNWDIPKNYLCPPIPGRADYIHYIADLLTETNNNQLPDGNSVLGLDIGTGANLIYPILGNSIYNWAFVATDIDQKAIENCSKIIEANPRLIEEISLQQQTEPRFIFKNIIIPEDRFTFTMCNPPFHASAEEANKSASRKVSNLNPKEKRNANPVLNFGGQNAELWYKGGEIAFITQMIYESVKYGSQCLWFTTLVSKKENLSSIYKTLKKVNAVSVKTIDMAQGQKNSRIVAWSFANNK
- a CDS encoding GyrI-like domain-containing protein translates to MEARIETLTEKKLLGRHIDMSFIENKTFELWSGFMPKKKEIKNIISDNLYSLEVFSTGHFDNFDPSKIFQKWAAVEVSDYNDIAVGMETLVVPDGLYAVFVHYGPASNGHTTYHSIFTEWLPNSKYTVDDRPHFAVMDHKYKKDDPDSEEEIWIPIKNRN
- a CDS encoding RidA family protein; protein product: MNYLIAFAVCLFTFQTKAQTFKNPDSLFNPTPYGFSHASSVKTSGELVYISGQSGGLGKEHLLSPDFREQVQTALKNLTTILNSYNLKPENVMKITILIVDHSSEKLKIWEEEMSKTWQNKPFPASTLIPVPRLALDKMQIEVDAVAFKAN
- a CDS encoding alpha/beta fold hydrolase, with protein sequence MSKLYTRLAVVLFLVAGCASKKAKFEDYVFKTKNEEQKYQTAYNKSLKLWNVPYTEEDVNTSFGTAHVIIAGPKNGKDLVLLHGMDASSTMWYPNIKALAKNHRIYAIDFIMEPNKSNLTSKPLSSEEIVIWYNEVFDHYKLKKFDIVGASRGGWIATLLASQKKNSIDKIVLLSPAQTFKFIDKVGKTTSALMLKLFPSEKKFSKTLSTFSTHPENISPVYKRQFYLANKYAKSNSSMLKMHPFSDKELQSIENPVLVLIGDQDVINSKESLERAQKYLPRSKTKIIKDAGHFLTIDQSKITNDAVINFLDSNANFVSLQN
- a CDS encoding thiamine diphosphokinase, which produces MSSHHIVRDDQEPALIIANGAACNPELLGQLLEWSPLVVVLDSAIERVIELGIKVDVLLGDFDRGFDPEFYKTSQYPLEIVHTPDQDKTDLEKAFDYLIERKIPAVNVVWATGRRADHTITNLTQIVRYRDLLKIVILDDHSKIFLLPTKFEKWYTANTPISLIPIGIVNGISSTNLKYELNNDTLTMGYRTGSSNSVEKDGMVTITHSQGDLLLMECFD
- a CDS encoding uroporphyrinogen decarboxylase codes for the protein MAEYIGYLASVFIVGGFMLKNLRTIRFINMFGCICFVIYGIFLNDYRDLNQWLLPVIIPNAILALVQVYYLTSKSNTTL
- a CDS encoding TonB-dependent receptor codes for the protein MITKKIGLFLIIILTAFTSFSQEKFTLSGTIKDSKNNETLIGVNIYIPALKIGTTTNEYGFYSLTVPRGEHQIEISYVGYQTVQQTIILNQNTKSNFSISESGQELQEVIITDNKGKINIKSPEMSVNKLSISTIKKMPVVLGEVDVLKSILLLPGVTNAGEGASGFNVRGGGADQNLILLDEATIFNSSHVFGFFSVFNPDAIKDLKLYKGGIPARFGGRASSVLDIYQKDGNSKDFHVNGGIGLISSRLLLEGPIVKDKGSFLIGGRASYAHLFLKFSEENKDNSAYFYDLNTKLSYKLNDSNSLYLSGYFGRDVFNLNKSFTNIYGNSTLNLRWNHLYSDKLFSNLSLIYSDYYYGLDLDYVGFKWDSGIKNYNLKYDFKHYFSDKFKLNYGLNGIYYDFNPGTIKPTGTDSGINPDQLDRKYAFEPSIYLDAENQISKKITLAYGLRYSLFYRLGASTVNYYDNNNPVIFDSDMQIYEKGTPTSTQYFGKNKVIKNYNNFEPRFSVSYQLNDNQSVKASYNRMAQYLQLISNTSSPTPLDVWMPSDTYIKPQIADQIALGYFRNIKEGAYSLEAETFYKTIQNRLDYIDGANLIANNAIEQVILNGKMRAYGLEIMLKKNTGKFNGWISYTLSKSEQQTPGRTPEETGINNGQWYSSAYDKTHNLAVTSAYNLNEKWSFGANFVLQSGQPVTYPNGQYEYLGITVPSYGLRNENRLSAYHHLDISATLTPRKNKDRKWKAEWVFSIYNLYNRSNAASINFRQNSDTGLNEAVRLSIFGIVPAVSYNFKF
- a CDS encoding DinB family protein; protein product: MVIESLKTLFNRDLNKLKIEIESYENENAIWVIDKNISNSAGNLCLHLMGNINTYIGARLGNTGYIRNRPLEFSLKDIPSAELISKIENTILMVNEIFDSLTETDLETIYPEIVFEKEMTTGFFLIHLATHLSYHLGQINYHRRLLDF